CTACAACTATTACTCCTAAAATTGGGTACGTAGAAAGAAATATGGATGAATTATGGGAAATCACAGCACAAGTTATAAGGAAAACTATAGAAAAAAGTAATATAGATCCAAATCAAATTAAAGGAGTATCTTTTTCTGGACATGGAAAAGGTTTATATATGGTAGATTATAATGGAAACCCTGCGTATAATGCAATTGCATCAACAGATACAAGAGCATGGGAAGAAGTGAAAAAATGGTATGAAAATGGTGTGAATATTAAAGTATATGAAAAAACTTATCAAGAAATATTGGTTACACAACCTGTTAGTTTATTATCTTGGATAAAAAAAAATAAAAAAGAATTATTAAAAAATGTTAAATATATATTTTCAGTAAAAGATTACATTCGTTATAAAATTACTGGTGTTGCAAATGGTGAATATAGTGATTTTTCAGGATCTAATTTGATAAATTTAAGAACAAAGAATTATGATATAGAATTAATGTCATTATTTGATTTAGAAGATTGTTATGATAAATTACCCCCTTTAAAACATTCAATAGATGTATGTGGGTATGTTATTAAAGAAGTGAGTGAAAAAACTTTACTTCCTGAAGGGACACCTGTATCTGCTGGTATGTTTGATGTCAATGCTTGTGGAATTGCATCTGGGTTAATTAATGAAAAAGAAATGTGTATGATTGCAGGTACTTGGAGTATAAATGAATATATTTCTAAAAAACCAATTTTAAATGGGACCATACAATTAAATTCATTCTTTTGTATACCAGATTATTATCTTATTGAGGAAAGTAGTCCAACTTCAGCTGGGAATATGCAATGGTTTATTGAAAAAATTATGAATTATGAAAAAGAAAATGTTGAGAATATATATGAATTAACAAATGAAATGGTTGAATCAATAGAACCGCAAGATACTAATGTAATTTTCTTGCCATTTTTAAATGGGTCTAATGTTAATCCATTAGCTAAGGCAACATTTATAGGTTTAACTTCATATCATGAAAAAAAACATATGTTAAGAGCTGTTTATGAAGGCATAGTTTTTTCGCATATTACACATATTAAAAGATTATTAAAAAATAGAGAAAAACCAAAATCAATTAAATTATCTGGTGGTGCTGCAAATTCAGATGTTTGGGTTCAAATGTTTGCAGATTCTTTACAAATACCAATAGATGTTATAGAAAATAAAGAAATGGGAGCACAAGGGGCTGCTATATCTGCTGGAATAGCTATTGGAGTATATGAAGATTATGAAAGTGCAATAAAGAGAACAGTTAAAATAACAAAAACAATTTATCCTAGATTAGAATATAAGGAAATATATGAAAAAAAATATAATATATATAAATCCGTAATTGAAAACCTTAATAGTGTATGGGATAAATTTGGAAATTAAAATAAATTAAAAACTGATTTCATTAAAATTTTACTGATATATTGAAATGAAATCAGTTGTTTTAGTATTAAAAAAGAATACGATGTTAAGAAAGAGAGTAAAAGTGGACGAAAATATAAAAACATATATAAAAAATGGTAAAGCCATTTTAGGGATAGAATTAGGTTCAACAAGAATTAAAGCAATACTTATAGATGATAATAATATGCCTATTGCATCTGGTGAATTTAATTGGCAAAATCAACTAATTGATGGTATATGGACTTATGATTTGAAATATGTTGAAAAAGCCTTATCAAATTGTTACATGGATTTAAAAAGAAATGTATTAAAAAAATATAAAGTTACAATAACAAATCTGAAAGCACTAGGTATTAGTGGAATGATGCATGGTTATATAGTTCTTGATAAAAATAATAAACCAATAGCTCCTTTTAAAACTTGGAGAAATAATATTTCAAAAGAAGCAAGTATTAAGCTAAGTAATTTATTTAATTATCCCATTCCTCAAAGATGGAGTATAGCACATTATTATCAATGTATGTTAAATAATGAAAAATATGTTAAAGATGTTTGTTTTTTAACAACTTTATCAGGGTATGTTCATTATTTGTTAACAGGAGAAAAAGTTTTAGGTATAGGAGATGCATCTGGTATATTTCCAATAGACTTAAAAACAAAAGATTATAATAAAGTTATGATTAAACAGTTTAATGAATTATCTAGAAAACATAAAATAAATAATGATATATATAAAATAATGCCTAAAGTTTTAATTGCTGGAGAAAATGCAGGGATATTAACAAAAGAAGGTGTTAAATTACTAGATAAAGAATCGGACTTATGTTCAGGTATACCTATGGCAGCACCTGAAGGTGATGCAGGAACAGGAATGATTGCGACTAATACTATCAAAGAAAAAACAGGGAATGTATCAGCAGGGACATCCATATTTGCTATGGTAGTATTAGAAAAAGAATTATCTAAAATTTATGAACAAATAGACTTAGTTACTACTCCTACTGGTAAATTAGTTGCTATGGCACATTCTAATAATTGTACAACAAATTTAGATTCTTGGATTAATTTGTTTATGGAAGTTATAGAATTAACTGGGAATAAGGTAAGTAAAACAAAATTATATGAATTATTATATACAAAAGCTTTAAGCTGTAAAGAGATAGAAGATGGGATAATGAGTTATGGATATATTTCTGGAGAACATATGACAGGGTTTAGTGAAGGAAGACCATTATTAGTTAGAAAACCAGATGCTTTATTTAATATTGCAAATTTTATGAGAGCAAATTTGTTTACTACACTAGGATCTATTAAAATAGGTTTAGATATACTTTTAAAAGAAGAAAATGTAAAAATAGAAAAATTATATGCACATGGTGGATTATTTAAAACTAAACTTGTTGGGCAAATGTTTATGTCTGCTGCCATAAATTCATATGTTTCTGTTGGAGAAATAGCTGGAGAAGGAGGAGCGTGGGGAATTGCTTTATTGGCTTCATATCTTGTTAATAAATCTAAAAGAGAAAAATTAGAGAATTTTTTAGATAATAAAGTATTCGTGTTAAATAATAAAGAAACAGTTATAAAAGCTCCTAAAGAATTAGTTGAATCTTTTGAAAAATTTATGATAGTATATAAAAATTGTTTAGAAATAGAAAGAAGTGCAGTAAATTGTTTAAAATAAATAATATATATTTAAATAATGATATTAAAGTTGAAGTAGTAATGATACCAAATAAAATCAAAGAATAAATTAAATAAATATTATAAAGGGGAATTAAAAAATATGATAAAAAAATTATAGAGTATGCTTTGAAATGGATAAATTTTACGATATCAGTAATAAATACAACTTTTTCTAGTCTTTCTAAAATGTTAAAGTTAATAGAATAATATAATAAAAAATATAAAAATAATAATTAAAAAAATGTGAATAAATTGATTATTTTAAGGAATGTAATTTTATAGATTATATTCCTTTTTAAAATAAATAAAAAAAATACTATTTTTTTTTACTTAAAAATTGTATAATGAATTTAAGTAAAATAAAATTAATTTAGAAAGTGAGGGTCTTATGAAATTGAAAAATAATAGAGCAGGTAATTTAAAATACATGAATACAGGATACACAACATATATACCTAATAAATTATCTAATATAAATATAGAAATAGATAATAAAATGAATTTATTATTAAATAAAGCATATTTGTTATTAGGTAGATTAGATGGTATAACTATTACATTACCAGATATAGATTTATTTGTTTTAATGTATGTTCAAAAAGAGTCTACACTTAGTTCCCAAATAGAAGGAACACAAGCATCTTTAATAGATGTGTTGCAAAAAGAAAGATTAGAAAATAATAAAAATAATATAAAAGAAACAGAAGAAATAGTTAATTATATAAAGGCAACAAAATTTGCATTTGAAAAATTAAAAGAATTACCTTTATGTATGAGATTAATAAAAGAAGTACATAAAGTATTATTATATAATATTCGTGGTAGTGAAAAAGAATTAGGAGAATTTAGAAATAGTCAAAATTGGATAGGTTATACAGGATGTAATTTAAATACAGCAACATATATACCACCAGCAGTAGAATATATGACAAAAGCTTTGTATGAACTTGAGGAGTATATAAATAATGAATCTAATATACCCAATATTATAAAAATAGCATTAATACATTATCAATTTGAAACTATCCACCCATTTCTTGATGGCAATGGAAGAATAGGAAGATTACTTATAATATTGTTTTTAAAAGAAGTAGGATTAATAAATTATCCTGTATTATATTTAAGTTATTATTTTAAAAAGAATAGAAGTGAATATTACGATTTACTTATGAAAGTTAGATTTGAAGGTAAATATGAAGAGTTTATTAAATTTTTCATAACAGGAATAATAGAGGTGTGTAAAGATTCATTGAAATCTATACGAGATATATTAGAACTAAAAAAACAGGATATTGAAAAAATTAATGCAATAGGAAAAGGGAATATTCTAAATTTATTAAAAATATATGACTATTCATTAAAACATCCATTTTTAAATTCTAAGGATTTAGAAAATGAATTTGATATTAGTAAACCAACTATAAATAAATTATTAGATATATTATTAGATTTAGGAATATTTGAATTAGTAGATAAAGATAAAAAAAGATACAAGGAATATGTATATAGAAAATATGTGGATATATTATCTGAGGGGACAGATGTAAATTAAAAAATATTTAAAAACTATAATAGCAGAAAAAGTTATATTATTTTTTAAATTCTAAATAATTACTAAATATGGAGTAATTCTTAGTAAAATATGATGAAAAATATATGATTGTAGATTTATTCAACTGTTTGGAAATTCCGAATAATTCAAAAATAAAAGTATAGAATGTTTGAAATAGTTAAAATTTTATGGAATAAAAAATTAATAATTATTTAATATAAGCGGTGAATAA
This portion of the Oceanivirga salmonicida genome encodes:
- a CDS encoding FGGY-family carbohydrate kinase, yielding MKYLLGIDNGGTFSKAALFDENGNQISMHSAPTTTITPKIGYVERNMDELWEITAQVIRKTIEKSNIDPNQIKGVSFSGHGKGLYMVDYNGNPAYNAIASTDTRAWEEVKKWYENGVNIKVYEKTYQEILVTQPVSLLSWIKKNKKELLKNVKYIFSVKDYIRYKITGVANGEYSDFSGSNLINLRTKNYDIELMSLFDLEDCYDKLPPLKHSIDVCGYVIKEVSEKTLLPEGTPVSAGMFDVNACGIASGLINEKEMCMIAGTWSINEYISKKPILNGTIQLNSFFCIPDYYLIEESSPTSAGNMQWFIEKIMNYEKENVENIYELTNEMVESIEPQDTNVIFLPFLNGSNVNPLAKATFIGLTSYHEKKHMLRAVYEGIVFSHITHIKRLLKNREKPKSIKLSGGAANSDVWVQMFADSLQIPIDVIENKEMGAQGAAISAGIAIGVYEDYESAIKRTVKITKTIYPRLEYKEIYEKKYNIYKSVIENLNSVWDKFGN
- a CDS encoding xylulokinase gives rise to the protein MDENIKTYIKNGKAILGIELGSTRIKAILIDDNNMPIASGEFNWQNQLIDGIWTYDLKYVEKALSNCYMDLKRNVLKKYKVTITNLKALGISGMMHGYIVLDKNNKPIAPFKTWRNNISKEASIKLSNLFNYPIPQRWSIAHYYQCMLNNEKYVKDVCFLTTLSGYVHYLLTGEKVLGIGDASGIFPIDLKTKDYNKVMIKQFNELSRKHKINNDIYKIMPKVLIAGENAGILTKEGVKLLDKESDLCSGIPMAAPEGDAGTGMIATNTIKEKTGNVSAGTSIFAMVVLEKELSKIYEQIDLVTTPTGKLVAMAHSNNCTTNLDSWINLFMEVIELTGNKVSKTKLYELLYTKALSCKEIEDGIMSYGYISGEHMTGFSEGRPLLVRKPDALFNIANFMRANLFTTLGSIKIGLDILLKEENVKIEKLYAHGGLFKTKLVGQMFMSAAINSYVSVGEIAGEGGAWGIALLASYLVNKSKREKLENFLDNKVFVLNNKETVIKAPKELVESFEKFMIVYKNCLEIERSAVNCLK
- a CDS encoding Fic family protein, whose translation is MKLKNNRAGNLKYMNTGYTTYIPNKLSNINIEIDNKMNLLLNKAYLLLGRLDGITITLPDIDLFVLMYVQKESTLSSQIEGTQASLIDVLQKERLENNKNNIKETEEIVNYIKATKFAFEKLKELPLCMRLIKEVHKVLLYNIRGSEKELGEFRNSQNWIGYTGCNLNTATYIPPAVEYMTKALYELEEYINNESNIPNIIKIALIHYQFETIHPFLDGNGRIGRLLIILFLKEVGLINYPVLYLSYYFKKNRSEYYDLLMKVRFEGKYEEFIKFFITGIIEVCKDSLKSIRDILELKKQDIEKINAIGKGNILNLLKIYDYSLKHPFLNSKDLENEFDISKPTINKLLDILLDLGIFELVDKDKKRYKEYVYRKYVDILSEGTDVN